One segment of Ficedula albicollis isolate OC2 chromosome 2, FicAlb1.5, whole genome shotgun sequence DNA contains the following:
- the LOC101817272 gene encoding feather beta keratin-like yields the protein MACYDLCRPCGPTPLANSCNEPCALQCQDSRVIINPSPVLVTLPGPIMTSFPQSTAVGSTSSAAVGTELSVQGQPISGGFGGFGYGLGYGRGFGYGLGGLGCYGRRGGYNC from the coding sequence ATGGCCTGCTACGACCTCTGCCGACCCTGCGGACCCACCCCgctggccaacagctgcaacgagccctgtgccctgcaatGCCAGGACTCCCGCGTCATCATCAACCCTTCCCCTGTGCTGGtcaccctgccaggacccatcatgacctccttcccccagagcaCCGCCGTCGGATCCACCTCCTCGGCTGCCGTGGGCACTGAACTcagtgtgcagggacagcccatCTCTGGGGGATTTGGTGGCTTTGGCTATGGGCTGGGCTATGGCCGTGGATTTGGCTATGGGCTTGGAGGCCTGGGCTGCTATGGCAGAAGGGGCGGCTACAACTGCTAA